A single genomic interval of Carassius auratus strain Wakin unplaced genomic scaffold, ASM336829v1 scaf_tig00040184, whole genome shotgun sequence harbors:
- the LOC113084554 gene encoding ATP-binding cassette sub-family A member 1-like isoform X2, producing the protein MAVSTQLGLLLWKNFTYRRRQTIQLLIEIIWPLFIFFILISVRLHYPPFEQHECHFPNKAMPSAGTLPWVQGIICNANNPCFRYPTPGETPGVVGNFNDSIISRLFTDAKKILLYSQQDKSFDGFKGLVRALRKLQRNTEGFKLKDFLRDNETLSEFLENNASLPQHAVKQIVEANVNLEKVLIKGFGVHLRDLCNTTSLEDFVTIADKNVSQLTQNIICQSSAEWLNNAESHFLSNLDFLKPIRKDVKSDPKIFQDVSIATDSLLESLGALAVELVSMKSWRDMRNEIQYLTGNSSQSPNHMYQAVSRIVCGHPEGGGLKIKSLNWYEDNNYKALFGNYGNDSDSEPVSVYDNSSTPYCNSMMKGLESSPISRMIWRALKPLLMGKILYTPDTPATQRIIQEVNKTFQELGVLRDLGGMWEEMRPKVWNFMESSEEMDLVRTLLQNNASARFFNAKLSGTNWRVEDVSSFLSKASEDTRPHGSAYTWREVFNETDQAIQTISRFMECVNLDKLEPVANEERLVNKSMHLLDDRKFWAGIVFPDMQANTSDLPPNVNYKIRMDIDNVERTNKIKDGYWDPGPRADPFEDLRYIWGGFSYLQDVIEHGIIRALTGSKEKTGVYIQQMPYPCYVDDIFLRVMSRSMPLFMTLAWMYSVAIIIKGVVYEKEARLKETMRIMGLDNGILWLSWFISSLIPLLISAALLVLILKMGNLLPYSDPGVVYLFLASFAVVTIMQCFLISTLFSRANLAAACGGIIYFTLYLPYVLCVAWQDYVGFGAKLVVSLLSPVAFGFGCEYFALFEEQGVGIQWSNLLSSPMQEDSYSLTTSISLMFFDSLLYAVMTWYIEAVFPGQYGIPRPWYFPFTKSYWCGEKCGGITSAPTNKKENAEAVCIEEEPAHLDPGVYIENLVKVYSNGKLAVDDLTLGFYEGQITSFLGHNGAGKTTTMSILTGLFPPTSGTAYIQGKDIRTDLNTIRQNLGVCPQHNVLFSMLTVEEHIWFYASLKGLSEEKVKSEMEQIVMDLGLPHKRKSRTSQLSGGMQRKLSVALAFVGGSKVVILDEPTAGVDPYARRGIWDLLLKYRQGRTIILSTHHMDEADILGDRIAIISHGKLCCVGSSLFLKTQLGTGYYLTLVKKDFDLSVSSCRTSSSTVSYSKASLKKEDSVSDSSSDAGLGSDHESETTTIDISLISNVIFKHVPTARLVEDLGHEITYVLPYESAKDGAFVELFHEIDDRLTDLGISSYGISDTTLEEIFLKVAEDNGVDAEMSDGIIPARRNRRHAFGDHQSCLKPFTEDDFDFNDSEGDPESRETDWLGGADGKGSYQVKGWSLKRQQFVALLWKRFLYARRSRKGFFAQIVLPAVFVCIALVFSLIVPPFGKYPSLALEPSMYEEQFSFISNDAPEDRHTNKLLEALMDNPAYNVQCTDQKNAAKSCPIKDGDWMVPEIPRTIQDIFVKGNWSMENPSPLCECSCEGSKKMLPECPPGAGGLPPPQIKVTINETLQNLTGRNISDYLVKTYAQIIGKSLKNKLWVNEFRYGGFSLGARSSQALPPGDEITVAIAHIRNRFSLQTGTAADRFLGSLSTFIRGLDTKNNVKIWFNNKGWHSMGAFLNVMNNAVLRANLPPGLDQSKFGIKAFNHPLNLTKEQLSQVALMTTSVDVLVSICVIFAMSFVPASFVVFLIQERVNKAKHMQFISGVQPFLYWLANFVWDMCNYIVPATLVIIIFVCFQQEAYVSSTNLPVLALLLLLYGWSITPLMYPASFFFKIPSTAYVVLTSVNILIGINGSVSTFVLELFGSNEIGGINDILKNVFLIFPHFCLGRGLIDMVKNQAMADALERFGENRFRSPLAWDMVGKNLFAMAIEGVIFFCITVLIQYRFCIKARSVSTKLKPIGEEDEDVARERQRILCGGGHTDILELKQLTKVYKRKQKPAVDRLCVGIPPGECFGLLGVNGAGKTSTFKMLTGDSVVTSGEAYLAGKSVLTEIDEVHQNMGYCPQFDAINDLLTGREHLEFYAILRGVPEKEVCEVADWGIRKLGLMKYVDKAAGSYSGGNMRKLSTAMALIGGPPVVFLDEPTTGMDPKARRALWNCILSIIKEGRSVVLTSHSMEECEALCTRMAIMVNGRFRCLGSVQHLKNKFGDGYTIILRVTGADPQLEPVMEFIERELPGSTLKEKHRNMLQYQLPSSLTSLARIFSLLSKNKEQLHIEDYSVSQTTLDQVFVNFAKDQSDEDHLKDISINKNDAIVEMSHLNAFLVDEKAKETVV; encoded by the exons ATGGCTGTCTCCACTCAGTTGGGTTTGCTGTTGTGGAAGAACTTCACTTACCGACGGAGACAAACT ATTCAGCTGCTGATCGAGATCATATGGCCACTCTTCATCTTTTTCATCTTGATATCTGTCAGACTCCACTATCCTCCATTCGAGCAACATGAAT GCCACTTTCCCAACAAGGCCATGCCCTCTGCAGGGACTTTACCATGGGTACAGGGCATCATCTGCAATGCCAACAACCCCTGCTTTCGCTACCCCACCCCTGGAGAGACCCCCGGGGTGGTGGGCAACTTCAATGACTCCAT CATCTCCCGACTGTTCACCGATGCCAAGAAAATTCTCCTCTACAGCCAACAGGACAAGAGCTTTGACGGTTTTAAAGGACTGGTCCGGGCCTTGAGAAAACTGCAGAGAAACACTGAAG GGTTCAAGCTGAAGGACTTCCTCCGTGATAATGAAACGTTGTCTGAGTTTCTTGAGAATAATGCTAGCCTGCCCCAGCATGCTGTGAAACAGATAGTGGAGGCTAACGTCAACTTGGAGAAG GTTCTTATTAAAGGCTTCGGTGTTCATCTCAGAGACCTGTGCAATACCACCTCTCTGGAGGATTTCGTGACTATAGCCGATAAGAACGTGTCTCAGCTGACGCAAAACATCATCTGTCAGTCGTCTGCTGAATGGCTGAATAACGCAGAGAGCCACTTCCTGTCCAACCTGGACTTCCTGAAGCCAATACGG AAAGATGTCAAGTCTGACCCGAAGATTTTCCAAGATGTGTCTATAGCAACAGACAGTCTTCTGGAGAGTTTGGGAGCGTTAGCGGTGGAG CTTGTGAGTATGAAGAGCTGGCGGGACATGCGCAATGAGATCCAGTACCTGACGGGCAACAGCTCGCAGTCCCCCAACCACATGTATCAGGCCGTGTCCCGCATCGTCTGCGGTCACCCGGAGGGCGGAGGCCTGAAGATCAAGTCCCTCAACTGGTACGAGGACAACAACTACAAGGCCCTGTTCGGAAACTACGGCAATGACAGCGACAGCGAGCCCGTCTCCGTCTACGACAACTCCTCCA CGCCCTACTGCAACAGCATGATGAAGGGCCTGGAGTCGAGTCCCATATCCCGCATGATCTGGAGAGCTCTGAAGCCGCTGCTCATGGGGAAGATCCTGTACACCCCAGACACCCCTGCCACCCAGAGGATCATTCAAGAG GTCAATAAGACGTTTCAGGAGCTCGGTGTGCTCAGGGACCTCGGTGGCATGTGGGAAGAGATGAGACCCAAAGTATGGAACTTCATGGAGAGTAGTGAGGAGATGGACCTCGTTCGG ACGCTCCTCCAGAACAACGCTAGCGCTCGCTTCTTTAACGCCAAGCTGAGCGGGACGAACTGGCGTGTGGAGGACGTGTCCAGCTTTCTGTCCAAAGCTTCAGAGGACACGCGTCCCCATGGTTCAGCGTACACATGGAGAGAAGTGTTCAACGAGACGGATCAGGCCATCCAGACCATCTCACGGTTCATGGAG TGTGTGAACTTGGATAAGCTGGAGCCGGTGGCTAATGAGGAGCGTTTGGTAAACAAGTCCATGCATCTACTGGATGACCGCAAGTTTTGGGCGGGGATAGTGTTTCCTGACATGCAGGCCAACACATCTGACCTGCCACCCAACGTCAATTACAAGATCCGCATGGACATCGATAACGTGGAGCGCACCAACAAGATCAAGGACGG ATATTGGGATCCCGGTCCTCGAGCGGACCCGTTTGAAGACCTGCGGTACATCTGGGGTGGCTTCTCCTACCTGCAGGACGTGATTGAACATGGGATCATACGAGCTCTGACCGGCAGCAAGGAGAAAACGGGCGTTTACATCCAGCAGATGCCGTATCCCTGCTATGTGGATGACAT TTTCCTGCGGGTGATGAGCCGCTCCATGCCTCTGTTCATGACTCTGGCCTGGATGTACTCGGTGGCCATCATCATCAAGGGTGTGGTGTACGAGAAGGAAGCCCGGCTCAAGGAGACCATGAGGATTATGGGTCTGGATAATGGTATATTGTGGCTGAGCTGGTTCATCAGTAGTCTGATCCCACTGCTCATCAGCGCCGCCCTGCTGGTGCTCATCCTGAAG ATGGGGAATCTGCTGCCGTACAGTGATCCTGGTGTAGTCTACTTGTTCCTGGCCTCGTTTGCGGTGGTGACCATCATGCAGTGTTTCTTGATCAGCACGCTGTTCTCCCGCGCTAACCTCGCCGCGGCCTGCGGGGGCATCATATACTTCACCCTCTACCTTCCCTATGTGCTGTGCGTGGCCTGGCAGGATTACGTCGGCTTTGGAGCCAAACTAGTAGTG AGCCTCTTGTCCCCGGTGGCGTTCGGCTTCGGCTGTGAGTACTTTGCTCTTTTCGAGGAGCAGGGTGTGGGCATCCAGTGGAGTAACCTGCTCTCCAGCCCCATGCAGGAGGACAGCTACAGTCTCACCACATCCATCTCGCTCATGTTCTTCGATTCGCTGCTCTACGCCGTCATGACCTGGTACATTGAAGCTGTGTTTCCAG GTCAATACGGCATCCCTCGACCCTGGTACTTCCCCTTCACCAAGTCATACTGGTGCGGAGAGAAATGTGGGGGGATAACATCAGCACCGACcaacaagaaagaaaatgctGAAG CTGTGTGCATTGAAGAAGAACCGGCTCACCTGGATCCAGGTGTTTACATCGAGAACCTGGTGAAGGTTTACAGCAACGGCAAACTAGCAGTGGACGATTTGACTCTGGGTTTTTATGAGGGTCAGATCACCTCCTTCCTGGGTCACAACGGTGCTGGGAAAACCACAACCAT GTCTATCCTCACTGGCCTGTTTCCTCCCACCTCGGGCACCGCTTACATCCAGGGCAAAGACATCCGCACCGATCTGAACACTATACGCCAAAACCTGGGCGTCTGTCCGCAGCATAACGTCCTATTTAGCAT GCTCACCGTGGAGGAGCACATCTGGTTTTATGCAAGTCTGAAGGGTTTGTCTGAGGAGAAGGTGAAGTCGGAGATGGAGCAGATCGTGATGGACCTCGGCCTGCCTCATAAACGCAAATCTCGCACCAGCCAGCTCTCAG GAGGAATGCAGAGGAAGTTATCAGTAGCACTGGCGTTTGTTGGAGGGTCAAAGGTCGTGATCCTGGATGAGCCCACAGCTGGAGTTGATCCTTACGCTCGCCGGGGCATCTGGGACCTGCTGCTCAAGTATCGCCAAG GACGCACCATCATCCTGTCCACCCACCACATGGACGAAGCCGATATCCTGGGGGATCGCATTGCCATCATCTCCCACGGGAAGCTGTGTTGTGTGGGCTCCTCTCTGTTCCTCAAGACCCAGCTGGGGACGGGATATTACCTGACGCTGGTGAAGAAGGACTTCGATCTCTCGGTCAGCTCCTGCCGCACCTCCAGCAGCACCGTCTCCTACTCCAAAGCAAGCCTTAAGAAG GAGGACAGTGTATCTGACAGCAGCTCTGATGCTGGACTGGGCAGCGACCATGAAAGTGAAACCACCACAATAG ACATCTCCTTGATCTCCAATGTGATTTTCAAGCACGTTCCTACAGCCAGACTGGTTGAAGATCTCGGGCACGAGATCACTTACGTTCTGCCTTACGAGTCGGCCAAAGACGGAGCGTTTGTGGAGCTCTTCCATGAGATCGACGACCGGCTCACTGACCTCGGCATTTCTAGCTACGGCATCTCTGACACAACCCTGGAGGAG ATTTTCCTCAAAGTGGCAGAGGACAACGGTGTTGATGCTGAGATGTCAG ATGGGATTATACCCGCACGCAGGAACCGCAGACATGCTTTTGGTGACCATCAGAGCTGCCTGAAGCCTTTCACTGAAGATGACTTTGATTTCAATGACTCTGAAGGTGATCCAG AATCTCGTGAGACGGACTGGCTGGGTGGTGCTGATGGGAAAGGGTCGTACCAGGTGAAGGGCTGGAGTCTGAAGAGACAGCAGTTTGTAGCCTTGCTCTGGAAACGCTTCCTGTATGCCAGACGTTCCCGGAAAGGTTTCTTTGCTCAG ATTGTGCTTCCCGCTGTGTTCGTGTGCATCGCTCTGGTCTTCAGCCTCATTGTCCCTCCTTTCGGAAAGTATCCCAGTCTTGCTCTGGAGCCCAGCATGTATGAGGAGCAGTTCTCCTTCATCAG CAATGACGCACCAGAAGACAGACACACGAACAAGTTACTTGAAGCTCTGATGGACAATCCCGCTTACAATGTACAATGTACAGACCAGAAAAACGCTGC cAAATCATGTCCGATTAAAGATGGAGACTGGATGGTTCCAGAGATTCCTAGGACCATTCAGGACATCTTCGTCAAAGGGAACTGGAGTATGGAAAACCCATCGCCTCTGTGTGAGTGCAGCTGTGAAGGAAGCAAAAAGATGCTTCCCGAGTGTCCGCCAGGCGCAGGGGGTCTGCCGCCGCCTCAG ATCAAAGTCACCATTAATGAAACCCTGCAGAATCTGACCGGCAGAAACATTTCAGACTACTTGGTGAAAACATATGCACAGATTATTGGGAAAAG CTTGAAGAACAAGCTCTGGGTCAACGAATTCAG GTATGGTGGATTCTCATTGGGTGCTAGAAGCTCTCAGGCCCTCCCCCCTGGCGATGAGATCACTGTTGCCATCGCTCACATTCGTAACCGTTTCAGTCTTCAAACG GGAACCGCGGCTGACCGCTTTCTGGGAAGCCTGTCGACTTTCATCCGAGGTCTCGATACCAAGAACAATGTGAAG ATCTGGTTCAATAACAAGGGCTGGCACAGTATGGGAGCCTTCCTCAATGTCATGAACAATGCCGTCCTGCGTGCTAATCTTCCCCCCGGCCTGGATCAGTCCAAATTCGGCATCAAAGCATTTAACCATCCGCTCAACCTCACCAAAGAGCAGCTCTCACAGGTGGCACT AATGACGACCTCAGTCGACGTGCTGGTGTCCATCTGCGTCATCTTCGCCATGTCTTTCGTCCCGGCCAGCTTTGTGGTGTTCCTCATCCAGGAGAGAGTGAATAAAGCCAAACACATGCAGTTCATCAGCGGAGTGCAGCCCTTCCTCTACTGGCTGGCCAACTTTGTGTGGGACATG TGCAACTACATTGTCCCAGCGACCCTGGTCATCATCATCTTCGTCTGTTTCCAGCAAGAGGCCTACGTGTCCTCCACCAATCTTCCTGTTCTCGCCCTCCTGCTGCTGCTCTATGG GTGGTCCATAACACCCCTGATGTACCCAGCATCATTCTTCTTTAAGATTCCCAGTACAGCGTATGTGGTTTTGACCAGCGTTAACATCCTCATTGGAATAAATGGCAGCGTATCCACATTCGTCCTGGAGCTTTTCGGCAGCAAT gagATTGGCGGCATCAACGACATCTTGAAGAACGTGTTCCTGATCTTCCCTCACTTCTGTCTGGGCAGAGGACTCATTGACATGGTGAAGAACCAAGCTATGGCAGACGCTCTGGAGAGATTCG GCGAGAATCGCTTCCGCTCTCCTCTGGCGTGGGACATGGTGGGCAAGAATCTCTTTGCCATGGCCATAGAAGGCGTGATTTTCTTCTGCATCACCGTCCTTATCCAGTACCGTTTCTGCATCAAGGCCAG GTCGGTCAGCACTAAACTGAAGCCGATCggagaggaggatgaggatgtgGCCAGAGAGAGGCAGAGGATCTTGTGCGGAGGAGGACACACTGATATCCTGGAGCTCAAACAGCTTACCAAG GTTTATAAGAGAAAGCAGAAGCCAGCTGTTGACAGACTGTGTGTGGGCATCCCACCAGGGGAG TGTTTTGGGTTGCTCGGTGTGAACGGAGCTGGAAAGACGAGCACCTTCAAGATGCTCACAGGAGATTCGGTTGTCACTAGCGGAGAGGCCTACTTGGCAGGAAAGAG CGTGCTGACGGAGATCGATGAAGTGCATCAGAACATGGGCTACTGTCCGCAGTTTGATGCCATCAACGACCTGCTGACTGGACGAGAACATCTGGAGTTTTACGCCATTCTGCGGGGCGTCCCAGAGAAGGAAGTGTGCGAG GTGGCAGATTGGGGCATTCGTAAACTGGGCCTGATGAAATATGTAGACAAAGCTGCTGGCAGCTACAGCGGAGGAAACATGAGGAAGCTCTCCACCGCTATGGCTCTCATCGGAGGACCGCCAGTGGTGTTCTTA GATGAACCCACCACTGGGATGGACCCCAAAGCCCGGCGGGCCCTGTGGAACTGCATCCTCAGCATCATTAAAGAGGGACGCTCGGTTGTCCTGACCTCACACAG TATGGAGGAGTGTGAAGCGCTCTGCACTCGCATGGCCATCATGGTGAACGGCAGGTTCCGCTGTCTGGGCAGTGTGCAGCACTTAAAGAACAA GTTCGGTGACGGGTACACCATCATCCTGCGGGTGACGGGGGCCGATCCGCAGCTGGAGCCGGTGATGGAGTTCATCGAGCGGGAGCTGCCGGGAAGCACGCTGAAGGAGAAGCACAGGAACATGCTGCAGTACCAGCTGCCCTCGTCGCTGACATCCCTCGCCCGCATCTTCAGCCTCCTCTCCAAGAACAAAGAGCAGCTCCACATCGAGGACTACTCCGTCTCACAGACCACTTTAGATCAA GTATTTGTCAATTTTGCCAAGGACCAAAGTGACGAGGACCACTTAAAAGACATTTCCATTAACAAAAACGATGCAATCGTGGAAATGTCTCATCTGAATGCCTTCCTCGTGGACGAGAAGGCCAAAGAGACTGTGGTGTGA